A region of Plantactinospora sp. BC1 DNA encodes the following proteins:
- a CDS encoding Crp/Fnr family transcriptional regulator encodes MEVRLPEPGDALTGVDMFAGLEPEVRQRVIAAAVPRTYRKGQLLFVENDPGESLIVLRRGAVAVFRTAPTGERAVLNVIRPPDVLGEVSLLDASTRSASAEAIEDCTALALSRGAFMELVHSNPRILDAVMRSLGGLIRRLTEQNADHVFLDLPGRVAKTLVRLAGESQAPMITIELNQSQLAEMAGGSRQSVNQAIGSFASRGWLRTEGRRIVVTDVAALRRRAGMAER; translated from the coding sequence GTGGAGGTTCGCCTGCCTGAGCCGGGCGACGCCCTCACCGGCGTCGACATGTTCGCCGGCCTTGAGCCAGAGGTGCGTCAACGGGTGATCGCCGCGGCGGTGCCGCGCACCTATCGCAAGGGGCAGCTGCTCTTCGTCGAGAACGATCCCGGCGAGTCCCTGATCGTCCTGCGCCGGGGAGCGGTCGCGGTGTTCCGCACCGCCCCGACCGGCGAGCGCGCGGTGCTCAACGTCATCCGCCCGCCGGACGTGCTCGGCGAGGTCTCCCTGCTGGACGCCTCCACCCGGTCGGCGTCCGCCGAGGCCATCGAGGACTGCACGGCGCTGGCGCTCTCCCGTGGCGCGTTCATGGAGCTGGTGCACTCCAATCCGCGCATCCTCGACGCGGTGATGCGGTCGCTGGGCGGGCTGATCCGCCGGTTGACCGAGCAGAACGCCGACCATGTCTTCCTCGACCTGCCGGGGCGGGTCGCCAAGACGCTGGTCCGGTTGGCCGGCGAGAGCCAGGCCCCGATGATCACCATCGAGCTGAACCAGAGCCAACTCGCCGAGATGGCCGGCGGTTCGCGACAGAGCGTCAACCAGGCCATCGGGTCGTTCGCCAGCCGGGGTTGGCTGCGCACCGAGGGCCGACGGATCGTGGTGACCGACGTGGCGGCGTTGCGCCGTCGCGCCGGCATGGCCGAGCGCTGA
- a CDS encoding polyadenylate-specific 3'-exoribonuclease AS — translation MVYRYFYDCEFIEDGRLVDLVSIGVVDEYGREFYAVSTEFDDSRAVPWVRRHVLDKLPSPGDGAWRSRERIRDDLYEFLMEPVRDRPGEKLELWAWYAAYDHVALAQLWGAMPALPREIPRFTKELRQRWEDRGSPPLPDAASDRHDALVDARHNLARWQAIHARPGSS, via the coding sequence ATGGTCTACCGCTATTTCTACGACTGCGAGTTCATCGAGGACGGCCGGCTCGTCGACCTCGTCTCAATCGGTGTCGTCGACGAGTACGGTCGCGAGTTCTACGCCGTCTCCACCGAGTTCGACGACTCCCGCGCCGTGCCCTGGGTACGCCGGCACGTGCTGGACAAGCTCCCCTCGCCGGGCGACGGGGCGTGGCGCTCCCGCGAGCGGATCAGGGACGATCTCTACGAGTTCCTGATGGAGCCGGTCCGGGACCGGCCGGGGGAGAAGCTGGAGCTCTGGGCCTGGTACGCGGCGTACGACCACGTGGCGCTCGCCCAGCTCTGGGGGGCCATGCCGGCGCTGCCCCGGGAGATTCCCCGGTTCACCAAGGAGCTGCGCCAGCGCTGGGAGGACCGGGGCAGCCCGCCGCTGCCGGACGCCGCCTCCGACCGGCACGACGCCCTGGTGGACGCCCGGCACAATCTGGCCCGCTGGCAGGCGATACACGCCCGGCCGGGGAGTTCCTGA
- a CDS encoding 6-phosphofructokinase translates to MRIGVLTGGGDCPGLNAVIRAVVRKGVASYDHEFVGFRDGWRGPLEGLTKPLGIAEVRGILPRGGTILGSSRTNPFKIEGGVEQIKTNLAQQGVDALVAIGGEDTLGVATKLHELGVQVVGVPKTIDNDLGATDYTFGFDTAVNIAMEAIDRLHTTAESHHRTLVVEVMGRHAGWIALHAGLAGGANVILLPERQFDVDQVATYVEKRFQKQYAPIVVVAEGAQPLDGQMVLHNQELDAFGHVRLGGIGQWLAGQLEAKTGKEARTVVLGHIQRGGTPTAFDRVLATRLGLQAIDAVHEGDWGKMVAMQGTDIVRVPLAEATRELKTVPLDRYTEAEVFFGS, encoded by the coding sequence ATGCGTATCGGCGTGCTCACCGGTGGTGGTGACTGCCCGGGTCTGAACGCGGTGATCCGAGCGGTGGTGCGTAAGGGCGTCGCCAGCTACGACCACGAATTCGTCGGGTTCCGGGACGGCTGGCGCGGCCCGCTGGAGGGGCTGACCAAGCCGCTCGGCATCGCGGAGGTACGGGGGATCCTGCCGCGCGGTGGCACCATCCTCGGCTCCTCCCGGACCAACCCGTTCAAGATCGAGGGCGGGGTCGAGCAGATCAAGACCAACCTCGCGCAGCAGGGCGTGGACGCCCTGGTGGCGATCGGCGGCGAGGACACCCTCGGCGTCGCCACCAAGCTGCACGAGCTGGGCGTCCAGGTCGTCGGCGTGCCGAAGACGATCGACAACGACCTCGGCGCCACCGACTACACCTTCGGCTTCGACACCGCGGTCAACATCGCGATGGAGGCGATCGACCGGCTGCACACCACCGCCGAGAGCCACCACCGCACCCTGGTCGTCGAGGTGATGGGCCGGCACGCCGGCTGGATCGCCCTGCACGCCGGCCTGGCCGGCGGGGCGAACGTGATCCTGCTGCCGGAGCGGCAGTTCGACGTCGACCAGGTCGCGACCTACGTCGAGAAGCGCTTCCAGAAGCAGTACGCCCCGATCGTGGTGGTCGCCGAGGGCGCCCAGCCGCTCGACGGTCAGATGGTGCTGCACAACCAGGAACTGGACGCCTTCGGGCACGTCCGGCTGGGCGGCATCGGCCAGTGGCTCGCCGGGCAGTTGGAGGCGAAGACCGGCAAGGAGGCCCGGACGGTCGTACTCGGGCACATCCAGCGCGGCGGCACCCCGACCGCGTTCGACCGGGTGCTCGCCACCCGGCTCGGCCTGCAGGCGATCGACGCGGTCCACGAGGGCGACTGGGGCAAGATGGTCGCCATGCAGGGCACGGACATCGTCCGGGTGCCGCTGGCCGAGGCGACCCGTGAGCTGAAGACGGTGCCGCTGGACCGCTACACCGAGGCCGAGGTCTTCTTCGGCAGCTGA